In Lotus japonicus ecotype B-129 chromosome 5, LjGifu_v1.2, one genomic interval encodes:
- the LOC130716635 gene encoding uncharacterized protein LOC130716635 isoform X1 has translation MALPSEPHRRRRSNNPISSFLETTASNFASLFNPQIPSSPLTLTKSQPHPPSSISLPLFFAPPLSTPTVDSSSAAAAEHSRPAAKSVRVTRLSTNGKGGGPAFVGQVFSMCDLSGTGLMAVSTHFDIPFISKRTPEWLKKVFAAITKSERNGPVFRFFIDLGDAVSYVKKLNIPSGVVGACRLDLAYEHFKEKPHLFQFVPNEKQVKEANKILKTNPHNGVRRKVDGVPVFSAQNLDIAIATTDGVKWYTPYFFDKKMLDNILEEAVDQHFHTLIQTRNMHRRRDVVDDNLAAEVIEEMGDSLGDPPEVQELLDEMGHPSIPLSVISKAAELQFHYTVDKVLLGNRWLRKATRIQPKFPYMVDSFERRSEASFLRLTESSSCLNNPKVVDDGRQSEAKDSSDYNLGDNTEGIKDPRPKLRLPFGDWFHHLRPQQKHEKEGLSANGPNKEDSKPDPFLPKITMVGLSTEETGQMSKASLKKTMEDLTKELEKTEQYNVAGVGSNECKVEDRDPLFVANVGDYYSSVGRTGSARWIRGGSN, from the exons ATGGCTCTGCCGTCCGAACCTCACCGTCGCCGCCGCAGCAACAACCCCATCTCTTCATTCCTCGAAACCACCGCTTCCAACTTCGCCTCTCTCTTCAATCCTCAAATCCCTTCTTCCCCTTTAACCCTCACGAAATCACAACCGCACCCACCCTCCTCTATCTCCCTCCCTCTCTTCTTCGCGCCGCCCCTCTCCACCCCGACGGTTGATtcctcctccgccgccgccgcaGAGCACTCTCGCCCAGCCGCCAAATCGGTGAGGGTCACGAGGCTCAGTACGAATGGGAAGGGTGGTGGGCCCGCCTTCGTGGGGCAGGTCTTCAGCATGTGCGACCTCTCTGGAACCGGCCTCATGGCTGTTTCCACCCACTTTGACATTCCCTTCATCTCCAAAAG AACCCCTGAGTGGCTGAAAAAAGTTTTTGCAGCAATCACCAAGAGCGAGAGGAATGGCCCTGTGTTTCGGTTTTTTATTGATCTAGGAGATGCAG TTTCATATGTCAAAAAGCTGAATATTCCCAGTGGTGTGGTGGGTGCTTGCCGTCTTGATCTAGCATATGAACATTTCAAG GAAAAACCTCATTTGTTCCAATTTGTTCCAAATGAGAAGCAG GTCAAGGAAGCCAATAAAATTCTGAAGACAAACCCGCACAATGGTGTCAGGAGAAAAGTCGATGGTGTGCCTGTGTTTAGTGCACAGAACTTAGATATTGCAATCGCAACTACAGATGGGGTTAAATG GTATACTCCTTACTTCTTTGATAAAAAGATGCTCGATAACATTCTTGAAGAAGCTGTTGATCAACATTTCCATACTTTAATCCAAACTCGTAACATGCATCGGCGGCGGGATGTGGTCGATGACAACCTAGCTGCAGAAGTAATTGAGGAAATGGGAGATAGCTTAGGAGATCCTCCAGAG GTTCAAGAATTGCTTGACGAAATGGGCCATCCTAGTATACCCCTAAGTGTTATATCTAAGGCTGCAGAGCTTCAGTTCCATTATACGGTTGACAAAGTACTCCTGGGTAATAGGTGGTTGCGGAAAGCAACAAGAATACAACCAAAGTTTCCGTATATGGTTGACTCATTTGAAAGAAG AAGTGAAGCTTCTTTTCTGAGACTTACGGAGTCAAGCAGCTGCCTTAATAACCCTAAAGTTGTAGATGATGGGCGACAATCTGAAGCCAAAGATAGCTCTGATTACAATTTGGGTGATAATACTGAAGGAATCAAAGACCCCCGTCCCAAATTAAGGCTACCTTTTGGTGATTGGTTTCATCACCTAAGGCCACAACAAAAGCATGAAAAAGAAGGCTTATCAGCTAATGGTCCAAATAAAGAAGATTCAAAGCCGGATCCCTTTCTTCCAAAAATTACAATGGTTGGTCTGTCAACAGAGGAAACAGGCCAGATGAGTAAAGCTAGTTTGAAAAAAACAATGGAGGATTTGACAAAAGAGTTGGAGAAGACAGAGCAATATAATGTGGCTGGTGTTGGTAGTAATGAGTGCAAAGTAGAAGATAGGGATCCACTATTTGTAGCAAATGTCGGTGATTACTATTCTAGTGTGGGAAGAACAGGATCAGCTCGTTGGATTCGAGGAGGATCCAACTGA
- the LOC130716635 gene encoding uncharacterized protein LOC130716635 isoform X2: protein MALPSEPHRRRRSNNPISSFLETTASNFASLFNPQIPSSPLTLTKSQPHPPSSISLPLFFAPPLSTPTVDSSSAAAAEHSRPAAKSVRVTRLSTNGKGGGPAFVGQVFSMCDLSGTGLMAVSTHFDIPFISKRTPEWLKKVFAAITKSERNGPVFRFFIDLGDAVSYVKKLNIPSGVVGACRLDLAYEHFKEKPHLFQFVPNEKQVKEANKILKTNPHNGVRRKVDGVPVFSAQNLDIAIATTDGVKWYTPYFFDKKMLDNILEEAVDQHFHTLIQTRNMHRRRDVVDDNLAAEVIEEMGDSLGDPPEVQELLDEMGHPSIPLSVISKAAELQFHYTVDKVLLGNRWLRKATRIQPKFPYMVDSFERSQESHRLVYSAASSYMHLHHPSMNKPLFSCVVPPFNRDKPWLRRQSRH, encoded by the exons ATGGCTCTGCCGTCCGAACCTCACCGTCGCCGCCGCAGCAACAACCCCATCTCTTCATTCCTCGAAACCACCGCTTCCAACTTCGCCTCTCTCTTCAATCCTCAAATCCCTTCTTCCCCTTTAACCCTCACGAAATCACAACCGCACCCACCCTCCTCTATCTCCCTCCCTCTCTTCTTCGCGCCGCCCCTCTCCACCCCGACGGTTGATtcctcctccgccgccgccgcaGAGCACTCTCGCCCAGCCGCCAAATCGGTGAGGGTCACGAGGCTCAGTACGAATGGGAAGGGTGGTGGGCCCGCCTTCGTGGGGCAGGTCTTCAGCATGTGCGACCTCTCTGGAACCGGCCTCATGGCTGTTTCCACCCACTTTGACATTCCCTTCATCTCCAAAAG AACCCCTGAGTGGCTGAAAAAAGTTTTTGCAGCAATCACCAAGAGCGAGAGGAATGGCCCTGTGTTTCGGTTTTTTATTGATCTAGGAGATGCAG TTTCATATGTCAAAAAGCTGAATATTCCCAGTGGTGTGGTGGGTGCTTGCCGTCTTGATCTAGCATATGAACATTTCAAG GAAAAACCTCATTTGTTCCAATTTGTTCCAAATGAGAAGCAG GTCAAGGAAGCCAATAAAATTCTGAAGACAAACCCGCACAATGGTGTCAGGAGAAAAGTCGATGGTGTGCCTGTGTTTAGTGCACAGAACTTAGATATTGCAATCGCAACTACAGATGGGGTTAAATG GTATACTCCTTACTTCTTTGATAAAAAGATGCTCGATAACATTCTTGAAGAAGCTGTTGATCAACATTTCCATACTTTAATCCAAACTCGTAACATGCATCGGCGGCGGGATGTGGTCGATGACAACCTAGCTGCAGAAGTAATTGAGGAAATGGGAGATAGCTTAGGAGATCCTCCAGAG GTTCAAGAATTGCTTGACGAAATGGGCCATCCTAGTATACCCCTAAGTGTTATATCTAAGGCTGCAGAGCTTCAGTTCCATTATACGGTTGACAAAGTACTCCTGGGTAATAGGTGGTTGCGGAAAGCAACAAGAATACAACCAAAGTTTCCGTATATGGTTGACTCATTTGAAAGAAG CCAAGAAAGTCACCGTCTCGTCTACTCCGCTGCCAGTAGCTATATGCATCTTCACCATCCCTCCATGAACAAACCTTTGTTCAGCTGCGTCGTTCCTCCGTTCAACAGAGACAAACCATGGCTTCGCCGCCAAAGTAGGCACTAG
- the LOC130719348 gene encoding protein MAIN-LIKE 1-like codes for MADQPDDDTEAEEETSGEEETSGEEEAEEDVGADLEAEFDEESGDEDDENRLWYEGGPFDLCLLTKYGEHIARDIWRSYKRPNYETRGVLKTYNHGRMCHPVVHHARYIRGAVHNAGLRWVMKCTSPSVDQSIISAFVERWHPETSSFHLPWGEMTITLEDVSALLHLPVEGEFFSFGNPTREEAAPAVAQLLDVDIELVMEEFDACRGPSLRFSFLQAIVEKHVEANNEVPACRAYMLRLIGMTLFCDKSNTYIGAVYLSLFEDVENASRWNWGAATLAYLYGQLGEASRNGAKSVAGYLSLLQSWVFAHFPGSLFERRDNPAYTPDRPVALTWEALRGTTEVAQKRMNLDTFPASSVIWRPYVEHYDHWPFPQVALYRGFIRHAEMIFPYLPDRVIRQFGRIQYVPDPPPSSVTCRECDRRFAHWNDHICHLSEEAAFPFQTTGEYTPWYIKVSHPYMVPDEYKGDRFAFLEVLTLVFAMWLTLRLCVCLCVY; via the exons ATGGCTGATCAGCCGGATGATGACACTGAGGCGGAGGAGGAGACTAGTGGTGAGGAGGAGActagtggtgaggaggaggcTGAGGAGGATGTCGGTGCTGACCTCGAGGCGGAGTTTGATGAGGAGTCTGGTGATGAGGACGATGAGAACAGGTTGTGGTATGAGGGAGGTCCGTTTGACCTTTGCTTGTTGACTAAGTATGGCGAACATATAGCTCGTGACATATGGAGGTCATACAAGCGGCCAAATTATGAGACTAGAGGTGTGCTCAAGACCTATAATCATGGGAGGATGTGTCATCCTGTAGTCCATCATGCTCGGTACATAAGGGGTGCGGTGCATAATGCAGGTTTGCGGTGGGTGATGAAATGCACAAGCCCGAGTGTTGACCAGAGCATTATTTCTGCTTTTGTTGAGCGATGGCATCCTGAGACGTCATCTTTCCACTTACCCTGGGGGGAAATGACGATCACACTTGAAGATGTCTCAGCATTACTCCACTTGCCCGTAGAGGGTGAGTTCTTCTCCTTTGGTAACCCGACTAGGGAAGAGGCGGCTCCTGCGGTTGCTCAGTTACTTGATGTGGACATTGAGCTTGTGATGGAGGAGTTTGATGCTTGTAGGGGTCCATCTCTTCGCTTTAGCTTTCTCCAAGCTATTGTGGAGAAACACGTAGAGGCCAACAATGAAGTTCCTGCATGCCGAGCTTATATGCTGCGGTTGATTGGCATGACCCTTTTCTGTGACAAGAGCAACACATATATTGGTGCTGTGTATTTGTCTCTGTTTGAAGATGTTGAGAATGCATCAAGGTGGAATTGGGGAGCTGCCACTTTGGCTTACTTGTATGGTCAGCTCGGGGAGGCCAGTAGGAATGGTGCTAAGTCTGTTGCTGGTTATTTATCTCTTCTGCAG TCATGGGTGTTTGCCCACTTCCCCGGATCATTGTTTGAGCGCAGGGACAACCCTGCCTACACACCAGACAGGCCTGTTGCACTAACTTGGGAGGCGCTTCGAGGGACTACTGAGGTTGCGCAGAAGAGGATGAACCTGGATACGTTTCCGGCCAGTTCTGTGATTTGGAGACCTTATGTAGAGCACTATGATCACTGGCCCTTCCCTCAGGTTGCCTTGTATAGGGGATTTATCAGGCATGCCGAGATGATATTCCCATACCTCCCAGATCGAGTCATCAGGCAGTTTGGCCGGATCCAGTATGTGCCAGATCCCCCACCATCGTCAGTTACGTGCCGGGAGTGTGATCGTCGATTTGCGCACTGGAATGATCACATTTGCCATCTGTCGGAAGAAGCTGCTTTCCCTTTTCAGACCACTGGCGAATACACTCCTTGGTATATCAAGGTCTCACACCCTTACATGGTCCCAGATGAGTACAAAGGCGACCGCTTCGCATTTCTAGAGGTACTGACACTTGTTTTTGCCATGTGGCTTACATTACGATTATGTGTATGCCTATGTGTATATTGA
- the LOC130719349 gene encoding uncharacterized protein LOC130719349, with translation MKKLVKDIETREDITDRWNRLMYVANEVEYDKAVGAMSNTGELWTYIEANWLPLRSKFVKFEIDTCMHMGCTTTNRVEGAHSKLKKLLSDSKGDLVIAWTAMNKLIIMQHDKIKESFQLSIFVTEHYLNDPFYKHLRGFVSRAALHIIVKEKTQIGMIGVGGIYCECVLRRTHGLPCACELMKFESVPLLAIHPHWRKLTWDSSDRDMDPTLGLSFESEFDKLRTKFEESSHGVRMSIIESLRMITYPETTSMCAPTKKKTRGRPMGSTNKPKKFAKGCGETSTKRIPCRWETIDKEYPGSWRDSNTTPLQEPSPKVRSQKASKASKASKASKVSTASKASKLKQIPDEFHPFVVDFINVKGDGHCGYRCVASLKGLAEDDWPLIRRELLTEIDSDANMYINMFGASEVNQMRLALTVKDTKPVGEDKWMMIPNMAYLISTTYKFIVLTIANTGCNTFYPLKGKADLVEEHKFMPIVLVNKDHFVGVTLREGHPMPTTAHLWAYNCHPDARKWEEPYKERIEEYAAYLKQKNGGCSDDIIDLSDD, from the exons ATGAAGAAACTTGTGAAAGACATTGAGACACGTGAAGACATTACTGATAGATGGAATCGATTGATGTATGTTGCCAACGAGGTTGAGTATGATAAAGCTGTGGGTGCTATGTCGAATACCGGTGAGCTCTGGACTTACATTGAGGCTAACTGGTTGCCTTTGAGAAGCAAGTTTGTGAAGTTTGAGATTGATACTTGTATGCACATGGGGTGCACGACAACAAACAG AGTTGAGGGGGCACACTCAAAGCTGAAGAAACTATTGTCCGACAGTAAGGGTGACTTGGTCATTGCGTGGACTGCGATGAACAAGCTTATTATCATGCAGCATGACAAGATAAAGGAGTCCTTCCAGCTCAGCATATTTGTCACAGAGCATTATTTGAATGACCCGTTCTATAAGCATTTGCGCGGGTTTGTATCTAGAGCCGCATTGCACATTATTGTTAAAGAGAAGACTCAAATTGGCATGATTGGGGTTGGTGGTATATACTGTGAATGTGTACTTAGGAGAACCCATGGACTACCATGTGCTTGTGAGCTCATGAAGTTTGAATCTGTCCCATTACTTGCAATTCATCCACATTGGAGGAAATTGACTTGGGATTCTTCGGACCGTGACATGGATCCAACattgggtttgagttttgagTCTGAATTTGATAAATTACGAACCAAGTTCGAGGAGTCTTCTCACGGAGTTAGAATGTCGATCATTGAGAGCCTTAGAATGATTACTTATCCAGAAACGACTTCTATGTGCGCtccaacaaagaagaaaacaaggGGTAGGCCAATGGGATCCACTAACAAGCCCAAGAAGTTTGCCAAGGGATGTGGTGAGACCTCTACAAAGCGCATTCCTTGTAGATGGGAGACTATTGACAAGGAGTATCCGGGCTCATGGCGTGATAGCAACACGACACCATTACAGGAACCTTCTCCAAAGGTTAGGTCTCAAAAGGCTTCTAAGGCTTCGAAGGCTTCTAAGGCTTCTAAGGTTTCTACGGCTTCTAAGGCTTCTAAG CTTAAACAAATCCCTGATGAGTTTCATCCATTCGTTGTTGACTTTATAAATGTAAAGGGAGATGGCCACTGTGGATATAGATGTGTTGCATCGTTGAAGGGTCTTGCAGAAGACGATTGGCCACTTATACGTAGGGAACTTCTGACGGAGATTGATTCGGATGCTAATATGTACATCAACATGTTTGGAGCCAGCGAGGTTAACCAAATGCGTTTAGCTCTAACAGTTAAGGATACTAAGCCCGTAGGTGAAGACAAGTGGATGATGATACCAAATATGGCCTACCTTATTTCCACAACATATAAGTTCATAGTGTTGACTATTGCTAATACCGGATGCAACACTTTTTATCCGTTAAAGGGAAAGGCGGACCTAGTGGAAGAACACAAATTCATGCCGATTGTGCTTGTCAATAAAGATCATTTCGTTGGG GTTACTCTTCGTGAAGGCCATCCAATGCCGACCACAGCTCACTTGTGGGCATACAACTGTCACCCGGATGCAAGAAAATGGGAAGAGCCTTACAAAGAGCGCATTGAAGAATACGCGGCTTATCTGAAACAAAAAAATGGAGGATGTAGTGATGATATTATTGACCTTAGTGATGATTAA
- the LOC130717397 gene encoding pentatricopeptide repeat-containing protein At4g21190 — MLALTDFPLLIAKPFEEIKIPTSIRSTVVCAAKGKRPRYPRVWKTQKKIGTISKAAKLVQSIKELSNVKEEVYGALDSYVAWELEFPLITVKKALKTLEYEQEWKRIIQITKWMLSKGQGKTMGSYFTLLNALAEDDRLDEAEELWTKLLMQYMESLPRRFFDKMISIYRKRGLHEKMFEIFADMEELGLRPSISVVSMIGDAFKELGMLDKYEKLHIKYPPPKWEYRYIKGKRVKIRFEDQSNQVNKYTRKHDNVEPNSDLKEDDWSEDEETSSEVIDDEQFEQDANVICMEPEQISDDSFESIEIEPVVDA, encoded by the exons ATGCTTGCACTGACAGATTTTCCACTACTTATTGCTAAACCATTTGAAGAAATTAAAATACCAACAAGTATACGAAGCACTGTG GTATGTGCTGCAAAAGGTAAAAGACCTAGATATCCACGAGTTTGGAAGACCCAGAAAAAAATTGGGACCATTTCCAAGGCTGCTAAACTTGTTCAGTCT ATTAAGGAACTATCAAATGTCAAAGAGGAAGTTTATGGTGCTCTCGATTCATATGTTGCCTGGGAATTAGAGTTCCCTTTAATTACTGTAAAAAAGGCACTCAAGACTCTAGAATACGAACAAGAATGGAAGCGGATAATACAG ATAACAAAATGGATGCTAAGCAAAGGTCAAGGAAAGACAATGGGAAGCTATTTCACATTACTCAATGCGTTAGCTGAGGATGACCGACTTGATGAAGCTGAAGAGCTTTGGACCAAGTTATTAATGCAGTACATGGAAAGCTTGCCTCGCAGATTCTTTGATAAAATGATATCTATCTACCGTAAGAGGGGCTTGCATGAGAAGATGTTTGAG ATATTTGCAGACATGGAGGAGCTTGGTCTTCGACCTAGTATTTCGGTTGTGTCAATGATTGGAGATGCCTTCAAGGAGCTGGGTATGCTGGACAAATACGAGAAGTTACATATTAAATACCCACCGCCTAAATGGGAATATAGGTACATCAAAGGAAAGCGTGTGAAAATCAGATTCGAAGATCAGTCCAACCAAGTCAATAAATACACAAGAAAGCATGATAATGTTGAACCTAATTCAGACTTAAAGGAGGATGATTGGTCTGAAGATGAAGAGACGAGTTCTGAGGTAATTGATGATGAGCAATTCGAACAGGATGCCAATGTAATATGCATGGAACCTGAACAAATTTCAGATGATTCATTTGAGAGTATCGAAATAGAACCAGTTGTAGATGCATAA